The Homo sapiens chromosome 4, GRCh38.p14 Primary Assembly genome contains the following window.
AATGTACAGAATGTGGCAGATCGTTTTACATGTCACACCTAACTCAACATACAGGAATTCatgctggagagaaaccctacaaatgtgaaaaatgtggcaaagcctttaataGGTCCACATCACTTAgtaaacataagagaattcatactggagagaaaccctacacatgtgaagaatgtggcaaagcctttagacGGTCCACAGTTCTGAAcgaacataagaaaattcatactggagagaaaccctacaaatgtgaagaatgtggcaaagcctttacaAGGTCCACAACACTGAATGAACacaagaaaattcatactggagagaaaccctacaaatgtaaagaatgtggcaaagcctttagatGGTCCACAAGCCTGAATGAACATAAGAatattcatactggagagaaaccctacaaatgtaaagaatgtggcaaagcctttagacAGTCCAGGAGCCTgaatgaacataaaaatattcatactgGCGAAAAACCCTACACATGTgaaaaatgtggcaaagcttttaaccaatCCTCAAGTCTTATTATACACAGGAGCATTCATTCTGAACAAAAActttacaaatgtgaagaatgtggcaaagcctttactTGGTCCTCATCCCTTAataaacataagagaattcatactggagagaaaccctacacatgtgaagaatgtggcaaagctttttaTAGGTCCTCACACCTTGctaaacataagagaattcatactggagagaaaccctacacgtgcgaagaatgtggcaaagcttttaac
Protein-coding sequences here:
- the ZNF595 gene encoding zinc finger protein 595 isoform c (isoform c is encoded by transcript variant 4); this encodes MSHLTQHTGIHAGEKPYKCEKCGKAFNRSTSLSKHKRIHTGEKPYTCEECGKAFRRSTVLNEHKKIHTGEKPYKCEECGKAFTRSTTLNEHKKIHTGEKPYKCKECGKAFRWSTSLNEHKNIHTGEKPYKCKECGKAFRQSRSLNEHKNIHTGEKPYTCEKCGKAFNQSSSLIIHRSIHSEQKLYKCEECGKAFTWSSSLNKHKRIHTGEKPYTCEECGKAFYRSSHLAKHKRIHTGEKPYTCEECGKAFNQSSTLILHKRIHSGQKPYKCEECGKAFTRSTTLNEHKKIHTGEKPYKCEECGKAFIWSASLNEHKNIHTGEKPYKCKECGKAFNQSSGLIIHRSIHSEQKLYKCEECGKAFTRSTALNEHKKIHSGEKPYKCKECGKAYNLSSTLTKHKRIHTGEKPFTCEECGKAFNWSSSLTKHKIIHTGEKSYKCEECGKAFNRPSTLTVHKRIHTGKEHS